TCAAGCACGTCGTGCTCCTCATCGAATTGAAGCTCCTCTCTGCCTTCCCGTTTGCGTGTCAAAAGAGCCCAGCCGAAATAGAGTTCATCAAACGGGTGAACTTCCAAGCGGATGGCGAGAAAAACGTTCACAAGTACAATGCGCAAAATATGAGCCGGGAGCAGCGCGCGCTCGTGGAACGGCTAATCCAAAGGAACGAGCAGCGGGAGAGGCGGCAACGGGAGGAGCAGCAACGGGAGGAGCAGCCGCATCCCCTACAGCAGCAGTGGGAACACCACTTTGATGACTCCAATCTGAGCTTCCTGTTTTATCGGAACTATAGCGACGAGCCAGGAACAGTCACGATGAGCGACATCAACGAGTTCATTAAATCCAAGCCAGATGTGAAATTCAACCTCACGGACGGCACCTATTTCGCCCACATATTTTCTCACCTGCAGCAGGTCCAGGTTCGTCCGTCTACTTCACAGGTGGCTACTCTACTCATGAACCGCTTCGCCCTCTACACACGTGGCTACTCTACTCATGAACCGCTTCGCCCTCTACACACATGccgctcctccccccctgcagctGAGTGAGGCGGAAGAACGCATACTGAAGGAGAGCCTCCAAGCCCTGCCGCTCTGGGCGAACAGCCTGGTGCGCCTCGACGTGAACACCGTGGCCGACTTGTTCTACGCCCTCACGCTTTTTCAAGTTATTCAGGTAAAGGGAAACGCCGGATAGGCGGTTAAGCGGCTAGGCGGTTAAACGGCTAGGCGGACAGGCACCCTCCCCCCAACACGCCCTCGCCAAAGATAGCAGCGATAGCAACCATAGCAACCATAGCAGCGATAACGACGTTGGCGACAGTTGCGCCGCAACACATGTTGGTCCCCCCACCACCCTCTGCAGGGATGCCAAAACGGAAGGGTCACCAAAAACAGATACGGGTACTCCAAAACGGACAAGCACACAGAAAATGACGCTCTCTACAAAATCCTTTCTgaaattttgataaaaaaaataataaacataaaaagtgAACGTCTGTACAAGGTCATTTTGTCCTGCGCAAACACGGCCTACTCGGTAAGTACCAtcgaaattatttataaaagaaGGGCGCTTTGCTCTCTTGCCCACAGCGGGATGTATACCCCGCAAGGTTTCCCTCCGCAGGAAAGCATGTCACCCGGAGCATACGTCATCCGGAGCATACGTCACCCGAAGCATACGTCATCAGAAGCGTACGTCATCAGAAGCGTACGTCATCAGAAGCGTACGTCATCAGAAGCGTACGTCACCCCAAGCGTGCCTCACCCCAAGCATacctccctccccccctccgcaGGACGTCTACTTGaatcactttttaaaaaacttcaaCAGACATGTTAAATTTGGGAAAATGCGCAAGTACGTTAACtgttaatttgttaataGGAGAACATTTCAGTACAGTTGGCTAGGAACTGAGCAGCGTCAACCCCCGTGCGTGGAAGAACTGTTCCGGGTGTATCTCCTCGCTCACGTGGGTCACCGCCGTTTTGGAGTAAGCGCACTTGGACAACAGGTGGATTTCCGCAGCTAGCTGTTTTGCCCCCACGTCTANNNNNNNNNNNNNNNNNNNNNNNNNNNNNNNNNNNNNNNNNNNNNNNNNNNNNNNNNNNNNNNNNNNNNNNNNNNNNNNNNNNNNNNNNNNNNNNNNNNNNNNNNNNNNNNNNNNNNNNNNNNNNNNNNNNNNNNNNNNNNNNNNNNNNNNNNNNNNNNNNNNNNNNNNNNNNNNNNNNNNNNNNNNNNNNNNNNNNNNNNNNNNNNNNNNNNNNNNNNNNNNNNNNNNNNNNNNNNNNNNNNNNNNNNNNNNNNNNNNNNNNNNNNNNNNNNNNNNNNNNNNNNNNNNNNNNNNNNNNNNNNNNNNNNNNNNNNNNNNNNNNNNNNNNNNNNNNNNNNNNNNNNNNNNNNNNNNNNNNNNNNNNNNNNNNNNNNNNNNNTTAttataatagtaataataataataataaaggcGAAAGTCCCCACATGCATGCGCAGCGAAACGGAGCGGCAACAACCACCATGTAGAGGTAGTCATTTTGCGTCCATCCCTTTGTTTTGcattatgtttatttttttttcccccgcgcGGAGGAGATTACTCGGAAGGTCAAGAAGCGTCCACTTTATTTCCTGCCTGCCctcaatttttatctttcccTAAGTAGGAAGGAGgaggtattaaaaaaaaaaaaagaaaatcagtCATTTGGTCTGGGCCATCTGCTTTCAAGCTGTTATTTCTTTGCAAtgttttttgttgtttttttttttttttttttccgtgtgCCGCATCGCCATGTGTGTACCCCCTCTGCCGAGCCTTACCATGTTGCATTTCAAAGTGTGGCCAAGAATTTCGCCGTGAAAGGGAAGTCGTACAAAAAAGGGCTCCGTTATTTTCTTGTCAAAGCTTATGGAAGGCGCGTCTCTATTCCACTGCAATGCCACGTCTATTTGTGCGCATTTGCCGCTGGCCCTTATAAGAGTGTAGGAACCTGAGGGGGGGTCGAATTGGGTCCGTTTTGGTTCGTTTTGGTTCGTATTGGTTCGTATTGGGTTCGTATTGGTTCATATTGGGTTATCACTAATGCGCTGCGTCTTCTTTGAAGTGCAATCGGAAGGCACCATGATCGTGTTAGCTGGTTCTGCCGCGAGTTTTCCTGTGCACTTACCGATGAGGGGAGAAGGTACACCCCTGTAGTAGTACGTGAGAACTGTGTTGCTCGTGTGTTTGGTAGCCACTCGGATGTGTAGAGACTTCCCCCTGTTGGACGCAAAACGGGTGTGCAGTGAGTGGATAGCACATTCACGCGGGTGTATGCGGGCGTATTCGGGCGTATGCGAGTGAGACGCACTCCACTGCGTACACACCAAACAGGTGGTAactcttcctccactttggTCGTTCCCATTCCATTGGTACCTCTTCTCCACGTTAGCAAAATCTGCTGCGTACACATCGCAGACATGGTCGTCCAGCTCGAGCGTCAGGTCGACGTCCAAGTACCGCTCGTCGTCGCACTGCAGTATTATTTCGCcctgcaaaggggggagtGGCGTGAACGGAAATGAGCAGAAACGGACACGCGAAGGAGCAAACACACGCATAAACAAACACACGCGTAAACAGACACACGCATAGACGGACGCACGAAGAACCCATTCGAACCTTCACCTCCGCGCTCCGATTTGCCAAACTTGTTACAAATCCGGTGAGCTCCTCCGTAATGAACAGGTGAGTGGGCGACCGGTTGCTTCTCCTGGGAGGGGAGTTAAGAACGGTGCACATGGCAAATGTTGTGTCTCTTTCGAGTTGGCCCACTCGTCAAGGAGAGGACTCATTTGTGGAGAGAAGGCTCCCTCCCTCTCTCCCTCCCATGATGGCCTCATTACTCGTGGACATAAACCGGGACGTAGGTCTGAATGTTCCCCCTGCTAATCCGCACGCTCTCATTCTGAGCAATGTGATTTTCGATGGCGATCTGTTGGTGCTTCCCCAAACGGGAGGAGTAATTGTATAAGAATAAAAGATATGCGTGATAATGTGCGTTGGGTGGAAGTGGAGGCTCCCCCAGGTTGTCCCTCCTGGGAAGGTTATCCCTCCTGGCAAGGCTGTCTCTCCTGGCAAGGCTGTCTCTCCTGGGAAGGCTGTCCCTCCTGGAAAGGCTGTCTCTCCTTATAAGGTTATCCCTCCTGGCCAAGGTGTAAAACTTCATAAGTAGCTTGAAGAAGGTCTCGCTTATCTCCCTGTTTGTGCGAGTCCCCTTTGTGAGAGGCACAAAGCTTGGCTTGCCATTTATGTACAGAACATCGTTTGGCTCCTTCCTCTTGGTAAACGCGCAGGGGAGGTTTTCTTCTAATGCTCCCTCTGAACTGCTTGCCTCTTCGAAATCACCGCTGCTAAACATGCTGTCCTTATCGCTCTCGCTTTGCTCACTCGGGGAGGTAAATTGGACTCTCCCCTCAGACAAACCACACTCCCTACCCCCCTGCAGCAAAGAACTACTGCACACAGTTGGTTCATCTTTCCCCAGGTGAACATTCTCCTTCCTGTTTTCCAGCATcaaaaagttgtaaaaagggaaaaagctACTCTGTAAAATGTCTCCCCTTTTGTACATATCTCCTTGTAGATAATCTAAAAATAGAGAACTTCTCCCTCCGAGAAGTCTGCCAAATGGAATAATGGATGTTATATAGGCATCCCCTACGCTGCGGATTTTCTGGAGGACTACTACCTTGTTGTGGTTGTCTTGTCcgtaaggggaaaaaaggtgaGCAGCTCGTTTGACCATCTTACCTTCCACGTAGGTTAAAAAATCCTGCATCAAGTTGTAGTAGAGTAACTTATTGGCATTATTTGCAGCTTCCACCTGGGGACGTTCATTGTTCCGATCTTCCATCAGGAGAAGGACTATCAAAATGAAGCTGTTACTTCTCATcaataaaaaggggcaaacaattttattcttGACATGTACGGAATAACAACATATTGTCCTGTTCAGCTGGATAAAGCCGGAGTGTGTGTCTACTTCTTGGAagcttctttttattatctgCTCCTTAAGTAGTTCTTCCACTTTCCTCAGTTTGGAAATATTCACATAATTATGTGTCTGAGAAAGAGGGAGTGGAGAATCGTTACATGTACGAAAGGAGAGCATTTACATAccagtcctttttttttttttccatcgtTCTACTCCCATTCTCcacctttttgcttcttttttttttccaccgtTCTACTCTCATTCTCCacctttttacttcttttttttttctccttctctaACCTGCACACTTTTCGCGCACACTTCCACGTTGGGGAAGCGCCTTTCGTAAATCAGGACATGCTCCCCTCCCTCTGCTGCAGAGGCAAAAAGGTACAGAGCCCTTATTCCACTCATAGGGATAGCTAGCTCTCTAAAGGTGGGTCCTTGGAattattcttcttttttaaaggcAAATTTCGACCTGGCGAAGGGTCACCCCACGCGGCCATAAGTTGGAGCGAGTTGGACAGGCGAACAGGCTTGCACCAGCGCAGGCCCGCCCTGTCACTAAAAGGGAGCGCACAAGAAGGTGGGGAAGGTGGGGAAGGTGGGGAAGGCGAGGCAaattggaataaaaaattgctctgcaggggggcacaaaaatgggcagtACAAACGGGAGAGGTGCAAAACAaagaagtacaaaaatgtgcCATCAAAAGGGTCATCAAAAGGGACATCAAAAGGGACATCAAAAGGGGCATCAAAAGGGGCATCAAAAGGGGCATCAAAAGGGACATCAAAAAAGTGGAACCAAAAAAGTGCCAAGCCAAACGCTATCTCACCcaggtgacaaaaaaaattcgcataTCAGGGTCAGAGTAAAAAATGCCAAGAAGAGCAGCAGAAGGCATAAttatgtgcctttttttttgccccccaaATGTTTACCTCGTGCATGAGTAAAAAATCGACACGGGGGGgggtgcacaaaaaggggcagtCGGGAAAGAGTGCGCACACTTTTAAAACGAGGCAGACACATCTGCGCCGTGGTCTCCATGCAGACGAGTATCCATATTGAGGAGACGTATGCAGGGGCACGCCTGTGAGGGGAAGCGCAGCAATTATTGTGCCATGCACGACGAGCCACACGACGAGCCGCACGACGCGTGTGTCATATCGCCCGCCCTTCTGAATACATCAACTTATGGACAAATCCTCGTAACAATGCAACGCCGATATGCCCCTCTAACCACATAGTTGTAAATTATTTCCCAACAGGTGGTCACATCAGaatggggaggggaaaaaaaaaaggaggtacCCTCGCCATAGTCACATCCATAACCATAGCCATAACGATAACCATAACCATAACGATAGCGATAACCATAGCCATAACCATAGCCATAACCTTAGCCACAACCCTAGCTCTCACCCCGACCATGCGGCTACGCTGCTAACCAGTAGACGATACATTGCTCCCATCCACTTGGACCATGTCTAATTCACGCTAAAAATGGAGTTCAAAAAttggaacaaatttttcttctgctgGATTTGTTCCGGCAGCTTCTCCACAATCATTACTCGTTTGTTTCCCTCCCCAGCAGAGCGCTCCTGACGATACTTACTCTTGTGTTTCAAGCCATGCGCAAGGGTGGCATTCCTCTTCACTAAGTTACGTCCACTGACAGGTTCACAGTCGACCAAGTTATTAAACTCTAACGTATAAACTGCAgtccttctcttcctttcgTGCAACTCCTTCATGTAGCACCTTTTGCATATACTAACTTGTTCGAGACAACAGTTTAGGGTCTTTCTGGTAtccctcctcttcatttCATAATGCGGGTGATTCAGAGTTTTGTTACCCTTTGGCGTTAAGCTCAAGCTGGAGGAATGTGCTTCACTCCCGCACTGGTGGTATTCACTTGCTTTCCCTACTCTCTGTGTCTGATATTCACTTGCTTTCCGTACTCTCTGTGCCTGGTATTCATTTTGGCTCTCCCTGCAGGGGTGTAACTTTCTGGACGCGCCTCTCTCCTCCACATTGTTTGATGGCGATATGaaggcattttttcctttcaccTTTGAATAATGCCTTTCCTTCTCGGAGCACTCTGCATCGTGCTTCTTTCCACTGTACTTCTTTCCACTGTGCTTCTTCCCACTGAGCTTCTCTTCTCGTCGCCTTTCATCTGTaccaaattggaaaaatttagTGTACTCATTTAGGTGGGTCAGTctgtccattttgcattGGGGATGGGGGGAATTTTGCGTCGCTCAGACGTATTTCGCGAAAGGACGGCAcgtcaaaaaaaggggagttcCCAGCGCACAGGCAGCAGGGGTggctcgaaaaaaaataaaaaaataacaaagtaataaaataaaaaaataacaaagtaataaaataaaaaaataacaaagtgataaaataaaaaaataacaatgtaatgaaataaaaaatacaatagcGTAAACCGATTTAACGCAAGCGCTGTGGGGTGGGACAATCCGCATGACGCCACGTCGGGGGGGGATGCTCTCCGCCggcgcacaaaatggatgtgGCGAGTGTAAAGAATTGCCAAAGGGAGACGCACCAAACTGCTAATCTGTGTAggtattaaaagaaaaagcaactCAATCCAAGTAGCcccacatttttatcacaaaGCGGGAAGacttattttttcgcttGCACAGTTGacacgtggaaaaaaaaagtatcacATTATGGCAACatcaggagaaaaaacataaaacgATGTCGCTAAAGTTTTTTCCCTCACAAAGTTGGGGTTTGGGGCAGCAAATGGTATAATGAGTACTGATGGATTGAACAAATCACCGTCACAAGGTAGCCAAACCGAAACGCATTTCACATGTGCActgtgaaaaatatgaacaagtcaaagaaaaaaaaaaatccccaaaaGACAATTGTAGCTAACCAAATTGAAACACATTGCACACATTATGCattgtgaaaaatatgaacaagttagggaaaaaaaaaaaaaattcctaaaATGGCTACCTACCTGTGAAGCTGCGCTTTTGTATACAAACTGTAAGAACGAACAGGTAAAGGGGGTGAGAGAACCGCTTATACGATGTGCGATAGGGAGAAGAACCAAAACCGTTACCCAGTTGCTCTGTTTACATGTGAGAAAggcttctttttgtttctaGATCGAGAAGGGAACCTCCTAGCCATTCAAAATATCGcatgaactgttcatacaaaaatgtgcgaTTTGGCgagtcattaaaaaaaaaaaaatcctcccTTATGTGTGTACTCTTAACtgattttttcccaaatggatTATAAAAGTTAAGGACAGGGCatcgaacaaaaaaaaaaaaaaaaaaaaaaaagcagctaCGGATCAGCGGTGGAGGTCTACCTTTTCCcattgttaaaataaaaggcaaAACGTTGATTTTATTTGCGTCGCCTACATTGGCATGCCGTTGTGAAGGACAATTTTCGCCAAATGAGAATAACTCGAAAGGAGGGGGGTGGgccttcttcaaaatgtattCCTCCGTTTATTTCCACTGCAACGGTAAAGTTGGGGATTGCCCAATTGTGTCCCCATTCTGTACGATGCACCTTCTGTGGGGGGTGTATTCACCTCAATGGGAGACGAATCAGACCCTACGGAAGCTAATCACGAATCCAATCAATTGAgagaacaacaacaaaaaaaataaaataaaaaaaaagggaacacacAAAGTTGCGCAGCTCGGTTGACGGCGGTCAAAAAGGTGCTGCAGTTAAATGGGGTGAACATACAGAGGTGTTCACCAATTGCACATaagatgaattaaaaaaaaaaaaaaatggataaaagaggaaaataattcatttcgCAGCTAAGCTGTGGCATTTCTTAAATTAACAAAGTTGCATGTAAGGGAGGcgaaattttgagaaaagtGGCGAAAAAGGAGTAACCTCGTTGGAGGGTGCTTACGAAAAGCGCTATCAAAACAAAACGAGCTTGCGTTCAGGCCGATGCAAAAttgatcaatttttttggcatcgacgttttcaaaaattgtaacattCGACTGCGCAAATGTTCTTACTCgcatgaacaaattttccGAACGGAATTTCTCACCTACTTGAGAAAATCAAAAGCAAAATGGTTAAGTGGAGGGAGTAATCCGTTTGCAGTTCTTCCTCCTACACGCGCCCTGTGGGATTAGCGGTGAGCAGTGGTGAAAAGGTTGTCAATGGGATTGGATATATATgcgttaaaatttttttttggccaattgttttttccccaaaatgaaattttggCAGGGCCGTTTGGGATGTTCGTACAAAGCAGCGTATTCAGCCGTAGCGGTGATTTCAGAAGGTGCGTACGGCTTGGTGAGGGCGTGAAGAGTAGGAGGAGGCGTGGGAGGAGGGGACCAGTTTTCGGAAAGGAGCCGCGCCGGGTGCCCCCGCTCGCCTCGTCCAACGAGCACAAAGGTGTAGGAGTCCACGCACGCATCGCCACACAGAAACGCATCGTCACACTGGCACACCGCCACATTGACACACCGGCACACTGACACACCGCTGCACTAACACACTAACACACCGCCACACTGACACACCGCCGCACTAACACACCGCCGCACTAACACACCACCGCACTAACACACCGCCGCACTAACACACCGCCGCACTAACACACCGCCGCACTAACACAAGGAAACGCCCCTCTCCCCCCATGGATGAATACAAATGCAGCAGCTGCCTAGACGACGTGTGCACGAGCAGCGAAAAAAAGCTGTTCTACTTTGACATTTGTAAACACAAAATCTGCGGAGAATGCCTGGAGAACCACCTCAGCCAACATAACAAGCAGCATTGCCCACGTTGCAAAATAGGcgtgacgaaaaaaaatgtgactCCCTTTGATATCGAAGAAAGAATCTACTCTAACCAAAAAAACATCAGATCCAAGTTGAcggaaatttttaacaaaaaaagacacaattttgaaaataccCCTCTGTACAATAACTATTTGGAACAAATCGAGGACATCATCTACCTGTTAACAAATGAAgcggatgaaaaaaagagaaaaataatcgaagcgtacattaaaaaatacgaaaaggaaaatcaaaaaatcattgaagaaaataatgttatcatatttgaaaacgaaaaaaaaaaaatccatgatattgtaaaaaaggaaggaaatttttatgaaattattaAGCACAGACCACTTATCAAGAAATCTCAGAATGAGATATTTGTACATTCGCTTGTTAAAGAGAATCCCAAGCTGtttgatgaaataaaagTGACGAACATTACTGAGAGCCAACCACAGCCACTAAACCCTGCCATCAAAAACGACACAGATATTCCTTTGCGTAGATTTTCCTCAGAACAGGAGCTGAAGAAGTCGGACCATGCGGGGGGGTACGACATCTCCATCGTCTTTAAAAGGTGCGATACGGAGTTTAACTCCACCATTTATCTTAACATATGATTTGGGCTTTGCCTTTTCTCCCGTACCTTCGCCTCTCTGAGTAGGTATACCAATTTTTGTCCGTTCACCCAGCAGTTATACATAGCTATGTTTGGGCACCCCTATCAACTGAGTAGCGCCTGATAGTCGTGGTCACcccattcgttttttttttttttttttttttgtttgtccaACACAACACGGGGTTATGCCCACACCCAACTTCATCGCAGAAAGTGGCTCCTTCCCACTGCGGGCAAACCATTTGCAAACCGCGCACgttgaaaaatgggaaaaaaaaaaaatgagcaaaactGTTCGTTAATTAAGCCCCCGTTGGTTCTTTAAAATGATTCAAAGAGTGGCATGGGCCTCGGGTTGGGGCGGGCGCGGCCAAAGCGGTTCGCGGTTCGCAGTTTAGCCAATTAGCCGATTAGCCGCTCAGCCGATTAGCCGCTTAGCCGTTCGCCCCTTCGAGCGGAGTATAATATAGGGCGGCGCAAATGGCGTTCCCGCTTGGAAAACGCGAACGGTACCGCTCCTTCACAGGGGGGCTTACAAGAAATGTGCTTGTGCGTGCCTTCCCCATTTGCTCAGGCGAGCAAGAAAGCTGCTTCGATGAAACCATCCTCTTGGATTTCCCCCTCCCTCGTAAAGTTACTACTACTTTGAGAAGGGGGCCTCTCTTTTTTCCTGAGATGTCCCCGTGGGTATATCCGGACTTCGCAGAAATAACCTTTGGCACACTTTATGCACCTCGCGTTGTGGAAACAGTCGCTACGCTTGCTGTTCCGGAGGGGTGCGGGACAAGTGTGGCTGCTCCTGAGACTGATCCATCGTACAGGGGATGACGCggaatgatgaaaaaaaaaaaaattagccgCCCAAACAAGTTCGCGGCATCTGAGcgggaaaaaagggcaccTAGGCTAGCCGATCCGAATAGATGCGAATAGATGCCAAGGGATACGCGTCGTTGAGAGTTGTTAGGAGCTCATCCGAAGGAGCGACTGGGTCCGGCCAACTTCACGCGCGAGAACTCCCGCCGAGGGATTCTCCCCAAGGGAAGCACCTCCGGGAGGCCCCACGCGAAGCATTCTCCCCAAGGGAAGCACTTCCGGGAGGCCCCCCCCCTAGCGCCATTCTCCAGATAGTGAAGCGGCTAACCGCGCACTGCCGAGCGAAAGGACGTGGACCCCATGGAGGGAGACGACCTGGAGAGCAGAGTGAACCACTTCTACGGAGTGGTGCAGCAGGAAATCATAAACTTTTTCACAGAGGAGAAAGACAATAATAAGTACCTCAGTTACGCACGGATACAACTGTTAATGCAAGATTTGATGGATTATCTAAATAGTGATGGGTTCTATATCTTTACCAAAGCGTGCCAAGGAGGGGGCAACATCAGGTACCTCCAAGAACCCAAGCTGTTCTCATTTTCAGTGATCCCACAGATGCTAAGTCGAAGTCTCCTACAACTCTGCCAGGAGTGCACATTGCTTTACTCGCAATTATTTGACAATATCGTTTGcgatatgcattttttattaagcgTGTTTGAAGGGATAAAAGAGTACGACGATTTTTGTGGTAGGCTGATTGGGATTTGCGAGAGGGTTTATTTGAGTAAGGAGGGCCCAGGGAGAGACATAAAAAACGACATACGTTGCGTTATTGGCCGGTCGGACTACATGCTGGACAGCCCTGGGGGGGGGCCACaaagcggaagaagcggagaaaGCGGTGAAAGCGGCGAGATGGGAGAAATGggacgaagcggacgaagcCAGCCAGGCGGACAAAACTGCCAAGTTAAACAAATCGAGTACAACACCATTTCGGTGGCATTTGGCAACCTGTCGTCTGTGCTGTTCGAGGCGCACAAGAGCATGCTGAAGCAGGTTTACCGGGAGTGCTTCCCCCtcgagggggaggggcaacCGCTAGAGAAGGGGCTACCGCAGGGGGAAGTGCGGGGAGGACGGCCCCTAAAGGAGGTGGGCTCCATCCTGGAGgggaaattcaaaaatgatTTCCTCGAGGGGATAGTCACGTGCATGAAGAAGTGCCACGAGGAGTACCTCACCAAAACACAACCCTTgcaaggaaacaacaaaacaGTTATCCTTTCCATTCTACACAATGAGGATCTAAACAGTTTCGATAAATACAGAACCAAGTATGagttaaataaaatggacaTAAGTCAGAAATGCCTAACGATAAAGGAGttgcaacttttttatgaaaaaaaaaaattatttttaaattatcctCATGAGACGTTAGCAGAGACATTAAAAAGGGTGAAGGAATGTCAAAAGGAGCTCCACGAGGGGAAGCTTGCTCCTGGAAAACTCCTCCTAGATTTGAATGCTCGAGAGTATGACCCATATGAGTGCCCCAATTATATGGAGCACGTGTTAGAAGTGAGTGTGGTGTACTTCCGATCACTTTACTCACCTGATCACTTTAATGAGACTATTTGGAACGTGAGGGAGTTACTCGAATTCAGTGATGCTGTTAAGATTCCATCGGTGCCTTACCAACTAGTGGGATCGAAACGAATACAAATGATGCTCCTTGATGAATCCATCCTAAAAAAGTATCTCTCTCTAGACTtaaataagagaaaaaaatcagacAAGCAAATACAACACGATATGAATCTGTTACAGAAAACGTTCGCCCTGCAGGTGGACCCATCGCTCAGCCAAAATGAACACATCGTTTCGCATGCCATTAGGGAGGACCACCATTATTTACTCAAACCGCAAagagaggggggaaaaaataatttacacgGTACAGACATTAGGGAAAAGCTCATGCTTTACTATAAACCGGAGGAACGGGATAAGCTCTCCTTTTATGTCCTCATGCAGAGGTTGTTTCCGACTCCATTCACTGCGGTGCATTGCAGGACGAGGGTGCACCCAAGCGGGGAGGCCACATGTGATTCTTCGAATACAGAGAAGGGAGCAGTGGGAGGAAATATATCCGGCGTCCAATGCGTGAGTAAATCCCACATCGTTGAATTCTCACCTGAACAATCCATCTCCGAAATTAGCCTCttccacaattttgtgttttgcaaaaatgtgaacctGCTGAATGAACAGAAGGGGTACCTGGTGCGCACGAAGAACGCCCGGGAGAACGAGGGGGGCGCCATTTGCGGCATCTCCAGCTT
The sequence above is drawn from the Plasmodium cynomolgi strain B DNA, chromosome 10, whole genome shotgun sequence genome and encodes:
- a CDS encoding CDK-activating kinase assembly factor (putative), producing the protein MKFWQGRLGCSYKAAYSAVAVISEGASCLDDVCTSSEKKLFYFDICKHKICGECLENHLSQHNKQHCPRCKIGVTKKNVTPFDIEERIYSNQKNIRSKLTEIFNKKRHNFENTPLYNNYLEQIEDIIYLLTNEADEKKRKIIEAYIKKYEKENQKIIEENNVIIFENEKKKIHDIVKKEGNFYEIIKHRPLIKKSQNEIFVHSLVKENPKLFDEIKVTNITESQPQPLNPAIKNDTDIPLRRFSSEQELKKSDHAGGYDISIVFKRCDTEFNSTIYLNI
- a CDS encoding hypothetical protein (putative), encoding MDRLTHLNEYTKFFQFGTDERRREEKLSGKKHSGKKYSGKKHDAECSEKERHYSKVKGKNAFISPSNNVEERGASRKLHPCRESQNEYQAQRVRKASEYQTQRVGKASEYHQCGSEAHSSSLSLTPKGNKTLNHPHYEMKRRDTRKTLNCCLEQVSICKRCYMKELHERKRRTAVYTLEFNNLVDCEPVSGRNLVKRNATLAHGLKHKSKYRQERSAGEGNKRVMIVEKLPEQIQQKKNLFQFLNSIFSRSRMVGVRARVVAKVMAMVMAMVIAIVMVMVIVMAMVMDVTMAR
- a CDS encoding hypothetical protein (putative) — its product is THNYVNISKLRKVEELLKEQIIKRSFQEVDTHSGFIQLNRTICCYSVHVKNKIVCPFLLMRSNSFILIVLLLMEDRNNERPQVEAANNANKLLYYNLMQDFLTYVEGKMVKRAAHLFSPYGQDNHNKVVVLQKIRSVGDAYITSIIPFGRLLGGRSSLFLDYLQGDMYKRGDILQSSFFPFYNFLMLENRKENVHLGKDEPTVCSSSLLQGGRECGLSEGRVQFTSPSEQSESDKDSMFSSGDFEEASSSEGALEENLPCAFTKRKEPNDVLYINGKPSFVPLTKGTRTNREISETFFKLLMKFYTLARRDNLIRRDSLSRRDSLPRRDSLARRDSLARRDNLPRRDNLGEPPLPPNAHYHAYLLFLYNYSSRLGKHQQIAIENHIAQNESVRISRGNIQTYVPVYVHE
- a CDS encoding glutathione synthetase (putative), producing the protein MEGDDLESRVNHFYGVVQQEIINFFTEEKDNNKYLSYARIQLLMQDLMDYLNSDGFYIFTKACQGGGNIRYLQEPKLFSFSVIPQMLSRSLLQLCQECTLLYSQLFDNIVCDMHFLLSVFEGIKEYDDFCGRLIGICERVYLSKEGPGRDIKNDIRCVIGRSDYMLDSPGGGPQSGRSGESGESGEMGEMGRSGRSQPGGQNCQVKQIEYNTISVAFGNLSSVLFEAHKSMLKQVYRECFPLEGEGQPLEKGLPQGEVRGGRPLKEVGSILEGKFKNDFLEGIVTCMKKCHEEYLTKTQPLQGNNKTVILSILHNEDLNSFDKYRTKYELNKMDISQKCLTIKELQLFYEKKKLFLNYPHETLAETLKRVKECQKELHEGKLAPGKLLLDLNAREYDPYECPNYMEHVLEVSVVYFRSLYSPDHFNETIWNVRELLEFSDAVKIPSVPYQLVGSKRIQMMLLDESILKKYLSLDLNKRKKSDKQIQHDMNLLQKTFALQVDPSLSQNEHIVSHAIREDHHYLLKPQREGGKNNLHGTDIREKLMLYYKPEERDKLSFYVLMQRLFPTPFTAVHCRTRVHPSGEATCDSSNTEKGAVGGNISGVQCVSKSHIVEFSPEQSISEISLFHNFVFCKNVNLLNEQKGYLVRTKNARENEGGAICGISSLDSFFL
- a CDS encoding hypothetical protein (putative), giving the protein MAMVRSADAQRSVEPAGEEEKPFAPFNCDANANLKKLNLDDEMLVVAHDYDWHPSEKTFIDLVDTIKHVVLLIELKLLSAFPFACQKSPAEIEFIKRVNFQADGEKNVHKYNAQNMSREQRALVERLIQRNEQRERRQREEQQREEQPHPLQQQWEHHFDDSNLSFLFYRNYSDEPGTVTMSDINEFIKSKPDVKFNLTDGTYFAHIFSHLQQVQLSEAEERILKESLQALPLWANSLVRLDVNTVADLFYALTLFQVIQGCQNGRVTKNRYGYSKTDKHTENDALYKILSEILIKKIINIKSERLYKVILSCANTAYSDVYLNHFLKNFNRHVKFGKMRKYVNC